The stretch of DNA TGAGCACCGCCAGCGGCTTGAACACGTCGTCATCGTGGAAGCCGAAGCGGGCAAGGAACGTGCGCAGGTCGCCCTCGGGCGCCAGCGGGTCCAGCAGCTGGATCTCCTGGATGGGCGAGCCGGTGAGCGACTCCATTTTCTGGTCGAAGTAGCCCACCGAGATGTTGCGGCCCCAGGCGAAGCTCCCGCCGGCGGGGGCGAGCCGGCCGAGGATCGTGCGGAAGAAGGTGGTCTTGCCGGTGCCGTTCTCGCCGATGATGCCGATGCGCTCGCCGGCGAGCACCGTCATCTCGAACGGAAACCGGACCAGCGGCGCGCCGTAGCCGACGGCCAGGTGGTCCAACACCAGCACCGTTTCGGAGCTGCGGCTCACGCCGGAGAGGTCCAGGTGGATCCGGCGCGTGTCCACGGTGGGCCGCTCGACGACCTCGAGCTTGGCCAGCATCTTGCGGCGGCTCTGGGCCTGCCGGGTTTTCTGGCCGTAAATGTTGCGCCGGATGAAATCCTCGGTCTTGTCGATGAACTCCTGCTGGCGCTGGTACTCGCGGCGCTGCTGCTCCAGCTGCTTGTGGCGGTCGCGTTGGAAGCGGGTGTAGTTGCCCGGCCAGCTCGTGATCCGGCGGTTGGCGATCTCCCACACCTGGTTCACCACGCGATCGAGGAAGTAACGGTCGTGGGAGACCACGATGAAACCGCGGTCCCACCCCTGCAGGTACTCCTCCAGCCAGCGGATGGCCGGCAGGTCCAGGTGGTTGGTGGGCTCGTCCAGAAGCATGAGATCGGGCTTCTGCAGGAGGAGCTGGGCCAGACCGAGACGGTTGAGCTGGCCGCCGGACAGGCGCGCGCACGGCATGTCCAGATCGGCGTCGCCGAAGCCGAGGCCGTGGAGCACGGCCACCGCGCGGGCGCGGAAGGCGTAGCCGTCGCCCCGCTCGTAACTGTCCTTGGCCGCGCCGTAACGGGCCATGAGCTCCGGCAGCTCGTCCGGCGCGGCATGGGTGAGCGCCTCTTCCAGCCGGCGGATCTCCGCCTCCAGCTCCATCAGCGGGCGGAACACCGCCAGCGCCACGTCGCGGACGCTGCCGCCGCCGTCCACCCGCACCTCCTGGGCCAGGCGGCCGATGCGCAGGCGCGACCGGCGTTCCACCCGCCCCTCGTCGGGGACGGTCTCGCCGGCGATGATGGCCAGGAGCTGGCTCTTGCCCGAGCCGTTGGGACCCACCAGCCCGACGCGGTCGCCGTCGTTGAGCTGGAGGTTGACCCCGGCGAAGAGGTCCACCTCGGGAAAGTAGCGCCCGATGTTCTCCAGTTTGACCAGCATGGACGGGGGACGGCCTCCCTACTCCGACACGTCGAGGCGCATCAGGGCGTCGTTGAGCCAGCGGACTTCCTCGCGCAGCTTTCCCTCGGCGTAGTAGCGGAGCACCGCGTCGGTGCCCGAGGCGCGGAGCTGCCACCAGAGGCCGTCGAATTCGATCAGCGTTCCGTCGCCGGCCCAGTACGCATCCTGGACCGGGGGGAACACGAATCCCGCCGGCCCGCGCTCCTGCAGGATCCGGGTGACGGCGCCGGGGTTGAGCTCGCCCCGACCGAGGCGTTCCGCCAGGGAGCGGAAGAAGCGCACCGCCCGGTCCTTCGTCCGGTTCCCTTCGGCCATCGCCGTCTCGCGGGCGGCGCCGGCCAGCGACTCGTCGAACAGGGTCACGTCCTGGCGTTCGTAGAAGCGGTGGCGGATGTCGTACCGCTCCAGCACCTCCAGGTAGTAGCGGGCGAAGCTGGAGCCGTCCAGATGCAGCCGGGCGGCGAGCGCCATGGCGGTGACGCCCACCTGGAAGGCGTCCTTTTCTTTCAGCGCCAGCATGGACCGCGCCCCGCTCCGGCTGTGCAGCATCTCGGAGCCGCCCAGGACGGCGCCGCCGCTCTCCTCGGCCATGAGCAGGATCCGCGTGCCCGCGGGGAACGTGTGCCGGCGCCCGCGCGAGTCGGTGAGCGCCAGCTCCGCCGCGCCGGCCAGCTCCTGCTCCTCCAGGCGGGCGCAGGCGTTGCCGAAGTGCTTGAAGCCCACCGGCGTGAAGAATGTGGGCACGCGGAACCGCGCCGCCAGCTCCGCCAGCGAGCGGCTGGTGGGGTAGGTCTCCATGAGGAGCCAGGGGCGCCGGTCCAGCAGACCCTGCCGCCGGGCGCTTTCCAGCCGGAACGCCAATAGCATGAGGTAAATCTGATTGGGCTTGAAGTAGACGATGCTCCGGGCGGCGTCGCCGGCCTCCACTTCCAGGCCGTTGGCCTGAGCCCGGGCGGCGGTGGCCGGGTCGGCGACGGTGACCATGTTGAAGCGGTCGCCGTCCGGGTCCCAGATGAACACGACGCCGGCGCGTCCGCCGAGGAGGATCGGCTGGGCGCCGATGTTTTTGTAGATTTGCCACTTGCCCGGGTCCACCCCGTGGTTGACGCCGTCCACCACGCCGATGCCGTGATAGGTGGGGCTCTCGGCGAAGTGGAGGTACTCCACGATGCCGCCGGGTCCGGTGGGAATACCGAGCAGATCGAAGATCTGCCGCGATGTGCGCCCCATGGACCCGCCCTGGGTGGAGACGGCCACCCGGAAACCGGCGGCGCCGGCGACGGTCACCGCCGCCAGCGCCTCGCGGTCCACGATGGTCTGGAGGTAGCGGGTGTACGGCGCCATCACGTCGAAGTCGCGCCGGATCAGGGGCGAGAGCGAGGGGGCCAGCTTGATCACGTAGCGCCCGTCGCGCCGCACGGCGGCGACGATGTCGCGCACGCCCTGCTCGATGGCGGCCGCGGCGTCCAGCAGCTGCATGCCGCGCCCGTCCATGGGCTTGCGACCGCCCTTGAAGCTCTGGGAGTGGCTGGCGGTGAAGTTTTCGCCGCCGGCCAGCTCCTCGTAGAACACGCCGAACGAGGAGAGCCAGATGGGCGTGGTGCGGATGGGACCGTCGGCGTCGCGGTCGCCGCGCAGCCGGCAGGCGATGCCGTGGGCGGCGTAGATGCGGGCGGCCAGGTCGATGTGCTCCTGGGTCCAGGCGCGGACCTCGCCGCCCAGGTGGATGGCGGCGCCCGGCTCGAGGAGCCGGCAGGAAGCCTCGGTCATGATGGCCATGGTCAGCGGGTTGAACGGCACGCCGAGGTGGAACAGGTCGGCGGTGTCGGCCAGATCGCGGTAGCCGGCGGTGCCGAGCTGGAAGCGCGCGGCCCACGCCGTCAGGTCGGCGGCGTCGGCCAGCTCCCGGTCGATGACGATCTCCTCGCCGGCCAGGTGAAAGGGGGTGTATAGTTTCCGCACCATGGTGTGTCCTGCCTCTCGGGGGATCCGGCGGCGCCGCCGTTTGGAACGGGCCATGCGTTGACAGCCCGCGTCGGTCGTGACCGCCCGGAGGTACGATTATATTATTGGTTATTGCTGATTGCGTATTTTTTATTGGCTGTTTGGCGGCGAGTTCGTTTTTGCTGTAGATGGGACCAGGGGTCTGGAGACCGGGACCCGGGAACGGGGGATTGGGATCCGGGAACGAGGACCCAGCACCGAGGTCTTAGGTCCGATATCCGATGTCCGCCGATCGGAAACGAGCCGCGCGCAACGGACGACGGGAGTCGGGAAACGGGAGACGTCGGATGAATCCACCACCGACCATCAATGATCAACTGATTTTGAACTTGGCACCTGCGAACCCGGAACTTACCAACCTTCAAACCTTGAAACAGTTCGATTACGACCTCGATTTCGATTACGAATTGCGATCACGAGCACGAGCCATCAACTCTCAACGATCAACTGTCTGACAGCCTGAAAAATATTACGGCTTTTCCGCCAGTACCTCGGGCAGGAGGTCGAGAGGGACGCCGCCCGAGCGCAGCACCGCGTCGTTGAACGCCCGGAGGCTGAACCGGTCGCCGAGGCGCCGGCGCTCGGCGCGGTACAGCTCGCTGAAGCCGCGGTAGCCCAGAAAGTAGGACGGCAACTGCAGCGGGGACTCCAGCACCCGGCCCCACAGGTTTTCGGCGAACTGCGGCGGCAGCAGCCCGGTGTCCACGGCGAAGCGGGTGAGCCGCTCACGGTCCCAGCCATGACAGTGCACCTGGACGCTGACATAGGCCCGGACCGCGTTTTCCAGCCGCTTGCGCAGGTGGGCCAGGCGCGTCAGGGGACGGTCGCCGTCCCAACCGGCGTCCAGAGTCATCTCCTCGCAGAAGGAGGCCCACCCCTCGACGAACACCGTGGAGCCGAACAGCGCCCGCACCGGGTGCGCGCCCTGGGCGGCGAGCTTGAGCTGGAGGTAGTGCCCGGGGCAGATTTCGTGGGTGATGATCATGGTGTTGAAGGCGGTGTTGAACGAGCGGTAGAACCCGTCGCGGGCCGCCGCCGGCGCGTCGTCGGGGATGGTGGGCAGGTAGAACAGGGTGGCCGCCTCCGGGTCGAACGGACCGGCGCTGTAAACGCCACCCACGGCGGCGCCGGCGAAGTGGGCCGGGGATAGCGCGGTGAGGAGCGTCCGCCGGGCGGGGAGCGTGGCCAGCCCACGCTCCCGGACAAACGACTCGGCACGGTCGATCAGCTCCAGGAACTGGCGCAGGAACGCCTGCTGGTCCGCCGCGCGGTCCGCCTCCATGTCGTCCAGCGCCCGCCGGACGAGCGGGTCGAAATCAACCGGCACCGTTTCGGCCGGATAACGCGACCGCCAGTGGCGCTCGGCCACGACGGACATCTCGTTGCGGACCGTGCGGATTTCCGCCTCGGCCAGACGGAGCAATTCCTCCGGCGTCAGGTCGTGATCCAAATCCAGGCGCATCTTGCGGACATACGTGTGGCGGCCGTAGGCATCCGGCAGGGTCAGCCGCGGCTGCAGGCGGGTGCGGAGGTGGCCGGCCAGTCCGCGGATGGCGGCTGCGGCGTCGGCGACTGACCGGTTAAAATCGGATTGTCGGGTATCGGTGAAGCAGGGTTTCGCCGCGTCGGTGAAGCCGCCTGTGAGGAATGACGCCGTGGCTTCCAGGGTGCGGATGGCGCCGGCGGTATCCGCCGGCCGTCCGTCCGCGAGCTGCTCGCGGGCGACGGCACACAGCCGGCGGATACCTGCGAGACGCGCCGAGATTGCCGTGGCCTTCTGCTCCGGCGCGATGTTGTCCCGGACCAGCAGGTGGGTGAAAGCTCCGGCGATGTGCCGGGCATAGAGTCCGGGGGAACGCCGCGGCGCCGCGTCGTCCACCCACAGCTCCAGCTCCTGGCGGGCCTGGAGGCGAAGCAGCCGGGCGTCGATCCGGTCGTCCAGTGACCAGCCGGCGCGGTCCTCGCCGAGCGCCTTGAGCAGCCGCCGGTTGCGCGTGATCCAGGCGTCCGTCCGCTCCGCGGCGAAATCTTCGAACCGGGCGGCGGCCGAAGCGTCGCCCTGGGCCAGGGCCTGGCTGGGATAGAACGCGCGCCACGCCCGGAGGTAATCCGCGGCCAGGTCCGCCACCACCGGTGGTGGCGCCCCGCCGGCGGTTCCCGCTTCGGTGGCGGACGCCGGCAGGCAGGCGGCCCATCCCAGGAGCAGAGCGAGAACCGGGCGGGTGAAGTGACACCTCCGGTCGCGACGGGTGGCGCGCTTAAATAACCCTGGATTCATTGTCCCTCACCAGTCCGATGTCCACAGCCCGCAGTTTGAAAGCCGCCGGGCGGGCGGGTGTGCCGGCTGACGTTCGGGGTTCGCCGGGATCGGCGACCGGCGCCGGAGGATTATTCCAGCGTGAATTCGAGCTTGAACGAGCCGCTGGTCCGTCCGTTGGCGCCGGCCACGCCGACGACCACGTTGTACGGCGCTCCGACGGCGTTGAGCTTGACGGCCCGAGTGTGGTCCTGGGTCTTGCCGCGTTTGGGCCGGTCCCATTTGTGCTCGGCCTCGCACGACACGCAGGAGCCGAGGGCCGGGACCACGCTGTAGTTGTCGATGCCGATGGAGTAGGCGTAGATGCTCAGATCGACGGAAGGATCGTCGGGGATGACCGTGATGGTCAGGATCGAGCGGACGGGCAGCACGGTGGCGTAGAGCACGTGCCGGCCGTTGAATTTCAGATTCTGAGTCGCCGGGAAGCAGGCCGTGGTGCTGCGGGACGCCCAGGTGAGGTCCGGCATCGCCACGCCCTGTTCCAGCGCGCCGGCGACGGTGACGGTTTTCCCTTTCTCGATGGTTACCGGGGTCACGTGAGACGGCCAGCCGGCCAATACCAGCGAGCCGGCGGCGGCGATCAACAGCGCAGCCAGGATACACGTGTGTTTGGTCATGAGCACCTCCTTGGTACTTTTGAACAACATGGAGCTGGAGAAATTATAACATCGGGCGGAGTCCGAGTACCTCGCGGCCACCGGCCGCGAGTTCCATCTGCATGATCGAGGGACATGTTCGTCGTGGCGATGCAGAGGGTCGCGTCTATTGATCGCGGCGTAGAGGGGAATCCAAAGCGGCGCCGATCCGCCGCACTCCGGAGTGCTCCGCGCACTGTCGGCGGTGTCCTGAGTCCGATGCCCGAAGTCCGTCGAGTCACCACAGAGGCACGAAGGACACAACGATGAGCGTTGAATGGGTGAATCGGGAGACGGGAGACGGGAGACGAATCTACCATCAACTGGCTGAATCCGCGAACCCTGGAACCTGCGAACTTTCGAACCCGAGAACATTCAAACGGTTCGATTACGATCACGATTACGAATTACGATCACGAAATTTCAACCCGCAACTCGCAACAAATGGCAACGAGCCTCGAGTCTCGTCTTTTACCATCCCACGGTCACGGCGAGGAAAATGTCATACAGCGTGTGGGTCCAGACGGCGATGCCGTAGCCGCGGGCGGCGTAGAGGGCGTTGAGCACCAGCCCGGCCACGAACCGGAAGGTGAACGACGTGATCGTGAACGGGTCGCCATACGCCCCCACGTAGTGGAACGCGCTGAACAGCAGCGCGGCCGCCACCGCGGCGACGGCGGTGACGACCCACGGCGCCCACGCGGGGAAGAGCTTGCGCAGCGCCAGCAGCAGGCCTGACATGAGCAGCACCCGGAAGAGCAGCTCCTCGTAAATGCCCGCCCCGAGCGACAGGATGATCATGGCGCCGAGGCCGAACTCCCCGCCCGGCGAGGCGGCGATCGCGGCCGGCGCCGACAGGCCGGGCAGTACCGCCTGGGTCAGCCGGCCCACCACCGGCGCCAGCAGCAGGGCGTAGAGCACGCTCTCGCCTGCCATGAACAGCAGATACTCCCGCCGGACGGCCCCGCCATGCCGTTTCCGCTCGACCCATACCCGCGCGCCCAGCGCCGCGGCGAGCAGCACGCCGAAGCCCACCGCGCTCCAGACGCCGGCCACCTGCAGCAGGGTCTTGATCAGCGCGTCGGCGCCGTTGCGCACCGGGTGCTGCAGCTGCACCGCCAGGATACCTGCCTCGTAGATGATCAGCAGCGGCACCACGAGGATCAGGCTGTAGGTCCAGCTTCGGGAAGCCTCCCAGTAGGTGCGGGCGAAGCGCAGGTCGGTCATGGCATCCTCACCGTTCCGAAAAGCGGTTGGCAGGGGGACGGCCGGAGTGTTATTCTACGCGGGCACGGCTCCCCAGGCAATCCCGTTTCCCGCCGGCCGATCCGCGGCGCCGGCGGCGCCTGCGGGCGCCTCACCGATGCGCGGCTGAAACCGGGAGCACCAAGCGGCATCCTAGTTTGCAAGGGACGTGAATATCTCAAGGAGGCGACACACCATGCACCCTCGTTTTGTGCGTCTGCTGGCCGTCGGATTGACCGCGGCCCTGCTGGTCGGCCCGCTGGCGGTCACTGCGGCGGCCGGACCCACGACAGGGGACGTGGAAAAGCGGATGCTGAGCAGCATCGAGGTTCTGAAGGAGATCCTCAACATCCCCGAGGGCGGCGTGCCGAAGACGCTGCTGAACAAGTGCACCGGGCTGATCGTCATCCCCCACATGGTCAAGGCCGGCTTCATCGTGGGCGGCAACCGCGGCCACGGGATCATCCTGCACCGGCTGCCCAACGGCGGCTGGAGCGATCCCTGCTTCTGCACCATCACCGGCGGCAGCATCGGCTTCCAGATCGGCGGCCAGGCCACCGACCTGCTCCTGGTGGTGAACAACGAGCGCGGCTTCCAGGCGCTGATGGGCAACAACTTCAAGCTGGGCGGCCAGGCCAGCGTGGCCGGCGGACCGGTGGGCCGGGAGACGAGCGCGGCCACCGACGCCACCCTGAAGGCGGACATCTACTCCTACTCCCGCAGCAAGGGCCTGTTCGCGGGCATCTCGCTCGAGGGGGCCGGCATCACCGTGGATGACGATGCCAACACCGCCTACTACGGCAAGCTCCTTGACGGCAAGATGCTGGTGGGGCGACAGAGCAAGCCGTACCCGGCCTCGGCCCAGCCGCTGCTGACAGTCCTGAAACCGTACGCAGGGAAGAAGTAGCCACCGAGCCCCGCGCGTCCGCGCCGGCGGCCGGAACCGGCCGCCGCTGCGGGCGCCCGGCATCCCCAGCGAGGCGAACATGACGCAACCACGCCGCGGGCAGTCCCGGCCGTCCGAAGTCCGGCGGCTGCGCGAGGAGAACCGCGAGCTCCGCGAGGAGCTGGCGCGCTCGTCGGAACAGGTGCTGCAGCTCACCCAGCAGCTGGCGGCGGTGGAGGTGATCGTTCGCGAGCTGGCCGGCGGTCTCGACGCCGTGGTCAACGCCTGGAAGACGGGTGACGACGTCGTCCCCCACCTGGACGCGCTCCAGCAGGTGATCGCCGGCACGCGGCGCAAGCCGAGCTGAAGCCGGTTCGGCGACGACTCCTGTCCCAGCCGGTTCCGCCGCCCGGCGACGCAGCCGAAAGGCGTTGCGCCGGCCGCCGCGGCCCCCTATAATCGATCCGGAACACACCCCGACCGACACCATCACCGCCGCCCGGCCATCTCCGGGCGCAGGAAGGAGGCGACATGGACCGATACCGGATCAAGCCGGGGAAGCGGGTGCGGCTTGCCGACTGGGACCCCTCCGACAAGCGGGGCTTCAAGCACGGCAAGGCGGAAGCCGAGAAGCGGCTGGACAAGCTGCGCGAAGACCTGGTGGCGCTGCAGGAGGTGCTCTACGCCGAGGGGCGCCACCGCCTGCTCATCGTGCTCCAGGGCATGGACACCTCGGGCAAGGACGGCGTCATCCGCCGCATCTTCCAGGGGGTGAATCCCCAGGGGGTCCGCGTCGTGTCGTTCAAGACGCCTTCGTCGGCGGAACTGGCCCGCG from Acidobacteriota bacterium encodes:
- a CDS encoding CPBP family intramembrane metalloprotease, with the protein product MTDLRFARTYWEASRSWTYSLILVVPLLIIYEAGILAVQLQHPVRNGADALIKTLLQVAGVWSAVGFGVLLAAALGARVWVERKRHGGAVRREYLLFMAGESVLYALLLAPVVGRLTQAVLPGLSAPAAIAASPGGEFGLGAMIILSLGAGIYEELLFRVLLMSGLLLALRKLFPAWAPWVVTAVAAVAAALLFSAFHYVGAYGDPFTITSFTFRFVAGLVLNALYAARGYGIAVWTHTLYDIFLAVTVGW
- a CDS encoding DUF885 domain-containing protein gives rise to the protein MNPGLFKRATRRDRRCHFTRPVLALLLGWAACLPASATEAGTAGGAPPPVVADLAADYLRAWRAFYPSQALAQGDASAAARFEDFAAERTDAWITRNRRLLKALGEDRAGWSLDDRIDARLLRLQARQELELWVDDAAPRRSPGLYARHIAGAFTHLLVRDNIAPEQKATAISARLAGIRRLCAVAREQLADGRPADTAGAIRTLEATASFLTGGFTDAAKPCFTDTRQSDFNRSVADAAAAIRGLAGHLRTRLQPRLTLPDAYGRHTYVRKMRLDLDHDLTPEELLRLAEAEIRTVRNEMSVVAERHWRSRYPAETVPVDFDPLVRRALDDMEADRAADQQAFLRQFLELIDRAESFVRERGLATLPARRTLLTALSPAHFAGAAVGGVYSAGPFDPEAATLFYLPTIPDDAPAAARDGFYRSFNTAFNTMIITHEICPGHYLQLKLAAQGAHPVRALFGSTVFVEGWASFCEEMTLDAGWDGDRPLTRLAHLRKRLENAVRAYVSVQVHCHGWDRERLTRFAVDTGLLPPQFAENLWGRVLESPLQLPSYFLGYRGFSELYRAERRRLGDRFSLRAFNDAVLRSGGVPLDLLPEVLAEKP
- a CDS encoding lipid-binding SYLF domain-containing protein — encoded protein: MHPRFVRLLAVGLTAALLVGPLAVTAAAGPTTGDVEKRMLSSIEVLKEILNIPEGGVPKTLLNKCTGLIVIPHMVKAGFIVGGNRGHGIILHRLPNGGWSDPCFCTITGGSIGFQIGGQATDLLLVVNNERGFQALMGNNFKLGGQASVAGGPVGRETSAATDATLKADIYSYSRSKGLFAGISLEGAGITVDDDANTAYYGKLLDGKMLVGRQSKPYPASAQPLLTVLKPYAGKK
- a CDS encoding ABC-F family ATP-binding cassette domain-containing protein translates to MLVKLENIGRYFPEVDLFAGVNLQLNDGDRVGLVGPNGSGKSQLLAIIAGETVPDEGRVERRSRLRIGRLAQEVRVDGGGSVRDVALAVFRPLMELEAEIRRLEEALTHAAPDELPELMARYGAAKDSYERGDGYAFRARAVAVLHGLGFGDADLDMPCARLSGGQLNRLGLAQLLLQKPDLMLLDEPTNHLDLPAIRWLEEYLQGWDRGFIVVSHDRYFLDRVVNQVWEIANRRITSWPGNYTRFQRDRHKQLEQQRREYQRQQEFIDKTEDFIRRNIYGQKTRQAQSRRKMLAKLEVVERPTVDTRRIHLDLSGVSRSSETVLVLDHLAVGYGAPLVRFPFEMTVLAGERIGIIGENGTGKTTFFRTILGRLAPAGGSFAWGRNISVGYFDQKMESLTGSPIQEIQLLDPLAPEGDLRTFLARFGFHDDDVFKPLAVLSGGEKNRLLLARLIYGRHNVLVLDEPTNHLDIPAREQLEEALEDYPGTLVVITHDRYFLDRIIQKIIRIGAGTAELFHGNYSELEAWGARRA